In Capsicum annuum cultivar UCD-10X-F1 chromosome 11, UCD10Xv1.1, whole genome shotgun sequence, one genomic interval encodes:
- the LOC107853994 gene encoding uncharacterized protein LOC107853994 — MASKGHDNERRKKAKKGPDNLPTGQYTTPSPSPVTTTLQPATTNILPPPRATISLPNAFFMPPPPHQFHPSPQNSLCSSSSYVPSTSSTPSLSGMKIGGPSTSTSPSIDSATASNAPTAATQILKFKEVVEYDGNGRLIIVPDGNGFIPLYSTGYMVIEAIKPFYTEPWGSWNEIQLDIRILMWKQFVLKVALRIKEHLYEAWKNLEKPDWLNADVWVKFLKKWDTPKYRAERDKLRQIERLQRVAS; from the exons atggcaTCAAAAGGTCATGATAATGAACGGCGTAAGAAAGCTAAGAAAGGACCTGATAATCTTCCCACGGGTCAATATACAACACCATCACCATCACCTGTTACCACAACTCTTCAACCAGCTACTACAAATATTCTTCCTCCTCCAAGGGCAACTATTTCACTACCAAATGCATTTTTCATGCCCCCACCGCCCCACCAGTTCCATCCATCTCCCCAAAATAGTCTGTGTAGTAGTTCTTCGTATGTACCTTCAACATCATCCACACCTAGCCTTTCTGGAATGAAAATTGGAGGTCCTAGCACCTCAACATCGCCATCCATTGATAGTGCTACAGCGTCTAATGCTCCAACAGCCGCTACCCAGATTCTGAAATTTAAAGAGGTAGTAGAATATGACGGCAACGGAAGGCTAATTATCGTCCCTGATGGTAATGG gTTCATTCCCTTATATAGCACCGGATATATGGTTATAGAAGCAATTAAACCATTTTACACGGAGCCGTGGGGTAGTTGGAACGAGATTCAACTTGACATCAGAATTCTTATGTGGAAACAGTTTGtg ttgaaagtaGCTCTACGGATCAAAGAACACTTGTATGAGGCATGGAAGAATTTGGAAAAACCTGATTGGCTGAATGCTGATGTGTGGGTCAAGTTCTTGAAAAAATGGGATACTCCTAAATATAGGGCAGAGAGGGACAAGCTAAGACAAATAGAGCGTCTTCAAAGGGTGGCTAGTTGA